Proteins encoded within one genomic window of Bradyrhizobium sp. AZCC 1719:
- a CDS encoding GFA family protein — protein MTETNHKTVLTGGCQCGAIRFAVSKVPPKVSICHCRMCQKASGAPFASLADIEHEHFTWTRGKPASFQSSSIAERDFCAACGTPLTYRLIGGPRIEIMTGAFDRPDLVVPTRQYGTESRLGWVVGIANLPSQTTQQNYGPEKMATIVSHQHPDHD, from the coding sequence ATGACGGAAACCAACCACAAGACGGTCCTGACCGGCGGCTGCCAGTGTGGCGCCATCCGCTTTGCGGTGTCGAAAGTGCCGCCCAAGGTCAGCATCTGCCATTGCCGGATGTGCCAGAAGGCATCGGGCGCGCCCTTCGCCTCCCTCGCCGATATCGAGCACGAGCATTTCACCTGGACCCGCGGCAAGCCGGCCTCGTTCCAATCCTCCTCCATCGCCGAGCGAGATTTTTGCGCGGCCTGCGGCACGCCCCTGACCTACCGGCTGATTGGCGGCCCCCGGATCGAGATCATGACCGGCGCGTTCGACCGCCCAGACCTGGTCGTGCCGACCCGGCAATATGGCACCGAATCCCGGCTCGGCTGGGTGGTCGGCATCGCCAATTTGCCGAGCCAGACAACGCAGCAGAATTACGGGCCGGAGAAGATGGCGACCATCGTCAGCCACCAGCATCCGGACCATGATTAG
- a CDS encoding tripartite tricarboxylate transporter permease has translation MLNTLTQAFALITTWEVIVAMFAASVYGLVIGSLPGLSATMATALLVPVTFYLSPIAAIATIVAASTMAIFAGDIPGALLRIPGTPASAAYADEAYAMTRKGEAELALGAGVWFSAVGGIAGTLSLMILAPPLAEIALSFSTFEYFWLAFLGLMCATLVARSSPVKAIASMFIGLLVACIGIENPGGVPRFTFGMTNLFGGIEPIPALVGVFAVAQVMRAMLTPEPPPIPRRRFGSILAGQWKLTKKYNWQMTRGNIIGIIIGVLPGAGADMAAWVSYAMSKRFSKEPEKFGTGHVEGLVEAGASNNASIASGWVPSLLFGIPGDTIAAIAIGVLYMKGLNPGPTLFTEKASSMYAIYLMFIIANIIMIPLGIVMIRLASYVLRAPRSTVMPVIMLCCAVGSFAIGNNIFGVVIVATFGVIGYVMEENGYPVAAMVLGIVMGTMIEQSFVTSLIKSDGSVLPFFERPIAAILAAMAIGALIWPVLVWVWRKLKRAPVAATSAR, from the coding sequence ATGCTCAATACCCTGACGCAAGCCTTCGCGCTCATCACCACCTGGGAAGTCATCGTCGCGATGTTCGCGGCATCGGTCTATGGCCTCGTCATCGGATCGCTGCCGGGGCTATCCGCGACCATGGCGACCGCACTTCTGGTCCCCGTCACCTTCTATCTGTCACCGATCGCCGCGATCGCTACCATCGTGGCGGCATCCACGATGGCGATCTTCGCCGGTGACATTCCCGGAGCGCTGCTTCGCATTCCCGGCACCCCGGCCTCGGCGGCTTACGCCGACGAAGCCTATGCGATGACGCGCAAGGGCGAGGCCGAACTCGCGCTCGGCGCCGGCGTGTGGTTCTCCGCCGTCGGCGGCATCGCGGGCACGCTGTCGCTGATGATCCTGGCGCCGCCGCTGGCCGAAATCGCGCTGTCGTTCTCGACCTTCGAATATTTCTGGCTCGCATTCCTCGGCCTGATGTGCGCCACGCTGGTCGCGCGGTCTTCCCCGGTGAAGGCGATCGCCAGCATGTTCATCGGTCTGCTTGTCGCCTGCATCGGCATCGAAAACCCCGGCGGCGTGCCGCGCTTCACCTTCGGCATGACCAATTTGTTCGGCGGCATCGAACCGATCCCGGCACTGGTCGGTGTCTTCGCCGTGGCGCAGGTGATGCGCGCGATGCTGACACCGGAGCCGCCGCCGATCCCGCGGCGCAGATTCGGAAGCATCTTGGCGGGCCAGTGGAAGCTCACCAAAAAATACAACTGGCAGATGACGCGCGGGAACATCATCGGGATCATCATCGGCGTGCTGCCGGGCGCCGGCGCCGACATGGCCGCTTGGGTCAGCTACGCCATGTCCAAGCGCTTTTCGAAAGAACCCGAGAAGTTCGGAACCGGCCATGTCGAGGGCCTGGTCGAGGCCGGCGCCAGCAACAACGCCAGCATCGCCTCGGGCTGGGTGCCCTCGCTGTTGTTCGGCATTCCCGGCGACACCATCGCGGCGATTGCGATCGGCGTGCTCTACATGAAGGGCCTAAACCCCGGTCCGACGCTGTTCACCGAAAAAGCGTCGAGCATGTATGCGATCTACCTGATGTTCATCATCGCCAACATCATCATGATCCCGCTCGGCATCGTCATGATCCGCCTGGCGAGCTACGTGCTGCGCGCACCGCGCTCCACGGTGATGCCGGTCATCATGCTGTGCTGCGCGGTCGGGTCCTTCGCCATCGGCAACAACATATTCGGCGTGGTTATCGTCGCGACCTTCGGCGTCATCGGCTATGTCATGGAAGAAAACGGCTACCCGGTCGCCGCGATGGTGCTCGGCATCGTCATGGGCACCATGATCGAGCAGAGTTTTGTCACCTCGCTGATCAAGTCTGACGGCAGCGTGTTGCCGTTCTTCGAGCGGCCGATCGCCGCTATCCTCGCCGCCATGGCGATCGGCGCGCTGATCTGGCCGGTGCTGGTCTGGGTATGGCGGAAGCTCAAACGCGCGCCCGTCGCCGCCACATCGGCGCGCTGA
- a CDS encoding methylmalonyl-CoA mutase family protein has translation MTDNDELTLAAEFPQATYEDWRKLVDGVLKGASFEKLVSKTSDGLKIDPIYRRAKGAAVVAGRAAAAPWQVMQRIDHPDAKAANAQALHDLENGATGLTLVFAGANGAHGFGLDPSAEAVEAVLDGIYLDAGISIELQIGPQSRMAAIHVAEYIKRKGLNPGACDIRFGLDPLGSCAVSGSSPYSWNEIVPAVTSAIQGLTAMGFKGPFAAADGRVIHDAGGSEAQELAFVLASGVAYLRAIEQAGIALEDAQGMVYARLAADADQFLTLAKFRALRLLWARIEQACGLTPKPLFIAADTAWRMLTQRDPYVNMLRATMATFSAGLGGANAITVLPHTVALGLPDPFARRVARNTQLVLLEESNLAKVSDPAAGSGGIETLTKQLCEAAWSLFQEIEKAGGIFAALEQNLIQKKVAATRAARETNIAKRRDVLTGASKFPNLHEDDIAVLDAKPIVLPPYGEAKYKFDPLTPIRLAAPFEALRDKSDEKLKASGARPKIFLANLGTPAAFTARATFAKSFFETGGIEALDTQGFADPAALANAFAASGAAMACLCSSDKVYAEHAEHSAKALQAAGAKHIYLAGRPGTQEAALRSAGVGDFIFAGGDALAMLREAWQRMERA, from the coding sequence ATGACTGATAATGATGAACTGACATTGGCCGCGGAGTTTCCGCAAGCGACCTACGAGGATTGGCGCAAGCTGGTCGACGGGGTGCTGAAAGGCGCGTCGTTCGAGAAATTGGTCAGCAAGACGTCCGACGGGTTGAAAATCGATCCGATCTATCGCCGCGCGAAAGGCGCCGCGGTGGTCGCCGGCCGTGCGGCCGCCGCGCCCTGGCAGGTCATGCAGCGGATCGATCATCCCGACGCCAAAGCGGCCAACGCGCAGGCGCTGCATGATCTCGAAAACGGCGCGACCGGGCTCACGCTGGTGTTTGCCGGCGCCAATGGCGCCCACGGGTTTGGACTGGATCCTTCGGCCGAAGCCGTCGAAGCGGTTCTCGACGGCATTTATCTCGACGCCGGCATCAGTATCGAGCTGCAGATCGGTCCGCAGTCGCGCATGGCGGCCATTCACGTCGCCGAATACATCAAACGCAAAGGGCTTAATCCCGGGGCCTGCGATATCCGTTTCGGTCTCGACCCGCTCGGATCCTGTGCGGTGTCGGGCTCCAGCCCCTATAGCTGGAACGAAATCGTGCCCGCGGTTACGAGTGCGATCCAGGGCCTCACCGCCATGGGCTTCAAGGGTCCGTTCGCAGCGGCTGATGGACGGGTGATCCACGATGCCGGCGGATCGGAAGCGCAGGAGCTTGCATTCGTGCTCGCCTCCGGCGTCGCCTATCTGCGCGCGATCGAGCAAGCGGGAATCGCGCTCGAAGATGCGCAAGGGATGGTCTACGCGCGGCTTGCCGCAGACGCGGACCAGTTCCTGACGCTGGCTAAATTCCGCGCGCTGCGGCTGTTGTGGGCGCGGATCGAGCAGGCCTGTGGCCTGACGCCCAAACCGCTGTTCATCGCCGCCGATACCGCTTGGCGCATGCTGACGCAGCGCGACCCTTACGTGAACATGCTGCGCGCGACGATGGCGACCTTCTCCGCCGGCCTCGGCGGCGCCAACGCCATTACCGTATTGCCGCACACGGTGGCGCTGGGACTGCCCGATCCGTTCGCGCGGCGTGTCGCGCGCAACACGCAACTGGTGCTGCTGGAAGAGTCAAACCTCGCCAAGGTGAGCGACCCCGCCGCCGGCTCCGGCGGCATCGAAACATTGACGAAGCAGCTTTGCGAAGCTGCATGGTCGCTGTTCCAGGAAATTGAGAAGGCCGGTGGCATCTTCGCAGCGCTCGAGCAGAACCTGATCCAGAAGAAGGTCGCCGCGACGCGGGCGGCACGTGAAACCAACATTGCCAAGCGCAGGGACGTGCTCACCGGCGCGAGCAAATTCCCGAACCTGCACGAGGACGATATCGCGGTGCTCGATGCCAAGCCGATCGTGCTGCCGCCGTATGGCGAGGCGAAGTACAAGTTCGATCCGCTCACGCCGATACGGCTGGCCGCACCTTTCGAGGCGCTGAGGGACAAATCGGACGAAAAGCTCAAGGCGTCGGGCGCGCGGCCGAAAATCTTTCTCGCCAATCTTGGTACGCCCGCCGCTTTCACGGCGCGTGCGACCTTTGCCAAGAGCTTCTTCGAGACTGGCGGAATCGAGGCGCTGGACACTCAGGGGTTTGCCGACCCGGCGGCGCTTGCCAATGCCTTCGCGGCGTCCGGCGCGGCAATGGCTTGTCTGTGTTCCTCCGACAAGGTGTACGCGGAACACGCTGAACACTCCGCAAAGGCCCTTCAAGCCGCTGGCGCCAAGCATATCTATTTGGCAGGGCGGCCCGGCACACAGGAGGCCGCGCTGCGTTCCGCCGGCGTCGGCGATTTCATCTTTGCCGGCGGCGACGCGCTGGCGATGCTGCGGGAAGCCTGGCAGCGGATGGAGCGAGCATGA
- the meaB gene encoding methylmalonyl Co-A mutase-associated GTPase MeaB translates to MTLPKNPSPDVGKLAKELRSGQRAALARAITLIESRRSDHQAAARDLVQTLLPDTGKAVRVGITGSPGVGKSTTIDALGMFLIERGHKVAVLAVDPSSARTGGSILGDKTRMARLANSEAAFVRPSPSSGTLGGVAAKTREAMLLCEAAGFDVVLVETVGIGQSETAVCDMTDFFLALMLPGAGDELQGIKKGLVELADMIAINKADGDNVKRANLAAADYRSALHILSPRSEHWHPPVVTYSALTGMGMDTLWQKILDHRTAMNASGEFAGRRREQQVKWMWSMLEQRMMARLRSDAAIRAKVRKTEAEVADGRITPAVAAEQIAEWMR, encoded by the coding sequence ATGACCCTGCCGAAGAATCCTTCCCCCGATGTCGGGAAACTCGCCAAAGAACTCCGCTCCGGCCAACGTGCGGCGCTGGCGCGTGCGATTACCCTGATCGAAAGCAGGCGTTCCGATCACCAGGCCGCGGCGCGCGATCTGGTGCAGACGCTGTTGCCTGACACCGGGAAGGCGGTGCGCGTCGGCATTACCGGCTCGCCGGGCGTCGGCAAATCCACCACGATCGACGCGCTCGGCATGTTCCTGATCGAGCGCGGCCACAAGGTCGCGGTGCTGGCGGTAGACCCCTCCTCGGCCCGCACCGGCGGCTCGATCCTCGGCGACAAGACGCGGATGGCGCGGCTGGCGAATTCGGAAGCCGCCTTCGTCCGCCCCTCGCCCTCGTCAGGCACGCTCGGCGGGGTCGCCGCCAAAACCCGCGAGGCGATGCTGCTCTGCGAGGCGGCCGGCTTCGACGTGGTGCTGGTCGAGACCGTCGGCATCGGCCAGTCCGAAACCGCGGTCTGCGACATGACCGATTTCTTTCTCGCCCTGATGCTGCCCGGCGCCGGCGATGAGCTGCAAGGCATCAAGAAAGGCCTGGTCGAACTCGCCGACATGATCGCGATCAACAAGGCCGACGGCGACAACGTCAAGCGCGCCAATCTGGCGGCGGCCGACTATCGCTCCGCGCTGCATATTCTCAGCCCGCGCTCGGAGCATTGGCATCCGCCGGTCGTGACCTATTCGGCGCTGACCGGTATGGGCATGGACACGCTGTGGCAGAAGATTTTGGATCACCGCACCGCCATGAACGCCTCGGGCGAGTTCGCCGGCCGGCGGCGCGAGCAGCAGGTGAAATGGATGTGGTCGATGCTGGAGCAGCGCATGATGGCGCGGCTCCGCTCCGATGCCGCGATCCGCGCCAAGGTAAGGAAGACCGAGGCCGAGGTCGCCGACGGCCGCATCACGCCGGCGGTCGCCGCCGAGCAGATCGCGGAGTGGATGCGGTGA
- a CDS encoding tripartite tricarboxylate transporter TctB family protein, which translates to MRLPDRVTGLFLVGLGAAAAYGGWQLPPVPGQPVGPNVFPLVIGTGLALCGLAIAFGIGRSFEEEEHLIPVEGGQPQPPTGKLYGLRALLPPALLLFYVAIADRLGFILTAAMIVYVTSTALGARWKVALPLALLAPIGIHLIFSKLLRVPLPPGVLPMPW; encoded by the coding sequence ATGCGCCTACCCGATCGCGTCACGGGATTGTTTCTCGTTGGCCTCGGCGCGGCTGCCGCCTATGGCGGCTGGCAGTTGCCGCCGGTGCCCGGCCAGCCGGTCGGGCCCAATGTCTTTCCGCTGGTGATCGGAACGGGCCTGGCCCTTTGCGGGCTCGCGATTGCATTCGGGATCGGCCGCAGTTTTGAAGAGGAAGAACACCTCATTCCCGTCGAGGGCGGCCAGCCGCAGCCGCCCACCGGAAAGCTCTATGGCCTGCGTGCCCTGCTCCCGCCGGCGCTTTTGCTGTTCTACGTGGCGATCGCCGACCGGCTCGGCTTCATCCTCACGGCGGCGATGATCGTCTACGTGACCTCGACTGCGCTCGGCGCCCGCTGGAAGGTCGCACTGCCGCTCGCGCTGCTGGCGCCGATCGGCATCCACCTGATTTTCTCAAAATTGCTGCGCGTGCCGCTGCCGCCCGGCGTTTTGCCGATGCCCTGGTGA
- a CDS encoding SRPBCC family protein: MTTAYYSTVLDHPMETVWALIRDFNNYPAYIEGVSESVIEDDKDGDEIGAVRRFCYLGNWIRQRLAGHSDEAHSLTYAGIEPLPFPAGLTPDAPTPVRYEGTMHLLPVVEGNRTFIEWFVKLDTAPQDADRWQALFQSWIPDWTHSLERSLGRLAA, from the coding sequence ATGACGACAGCCTATTACAGCACCGTGCTGGACCATCCCATGGAAACCGTGTGGGCCCTGATCCGCGATTTCAACAATTATCCGGCCTATATCGAAGGGGTCAGTGAGAGCGTGATCGAGGATGACAAGGACGGCGACGAAATCGGCGCGGTCAGGCGCTTTTGCTATCTCGGCAATTGGATCAGGCAGCGGCTGGCGGGCCACTCCGATGAAGCGCATTCGCTGACCTATGCGGGCATCGAGCCGCTGCCGTTTCCTGCCGGGCTTACTCCGGACGCACCCACGCCGGTGCGCTATGAGGGAACGATGCACTTGCTTCCGGTCGTCGAGGGCAACCGGACCTTCATCGAATGGTTCGTGAAGCTCGACACCGCGCCGCAGGACGCCGATCGCTGGCAAGCGTTGTTCCAGTCATGGATTCCGGATTGGACGCATTCGCTCGAACGGTCGCTCGGCCGGCTTGCTGCTTGA
- a CDS encoding tripartite tricarboxylate transporter substrate binding protein → MSKKITRRTFAASSAAAAAVAGFGFKPASAQAYPSRPVTVIVPWGAGGGTDATARIVAALLEKDLGQPFNVVNRTGGSGVVGHSAIATAQPDGYTIGMLTVEISMMHWQGLTELAPKSYTPLALMNEDPPGIQVSSTSPYKTVKELADAIKAAPAGKFKASGTGQGGIWHLALVGWMQAMGLAPNHVAWVPSNGAAPAMQDLAAGGLDLTTCSVPEARAIIEAGKARSLAVMATARNPAFPDVPTLKEAMGIDYSTGAWRGIAGPKGLPADVATKLTASLKKVYDSKEFKDFMSNRGFGTVWGDAAQFAAFMEKGDAQMGVAMKAAGLSKA, encoded by the coding sequence ATGTCCAAAAAGATCACGCGCCGCACCTTTGCGGCTTCATCCGCTGCTGCCGCGGCCGTCGCAGGCTTTGGTTTCAAGCCGGCTTCAGCGCAGGCCTATCCGTCCCGGCCGGTGACCGTGATCGTGCCATGGGGTGCCGGCGGCGGTACTGATGCGACCGCGCGCATTGTCGCGGCGCTGTTGGAAAAGGATCTCGGCCAGCCGTTCAACGTGGTCAACCGCACCGGCGGCTCCGGCGTGGTCGGCCATTCCGCGATCGCGACCGCACAGCCCGACGGCTACACCATCGGCATGCTGACGGTGGAAATCTCGATGATGCACTGGCAGGGGCTCACCGAACTGGCGCCAAAGAGCTATACGCCGCTGGCGCTGATGAACGAGGATCCGCCCGGCATCCAGGTCAGTTCCACCTCGCCCTACAAGACCGTGAAGGAGCTGGCGGATGCGATCAAGGCCGCCCCCGCCGGCAAGTTCAAGGCCTCCGGCACTGGCCAGGGCGGCATTTGGCATCTCGCGCTGGTCGGCTGGATGCAGGCGATGGGACTTGCCCCCAATCATGTGGCATGGGTGCCGTCGAACGGAGCGGCGCCCGCGATGCAGGATCTGGCGGCCGGCGGTCTCGACCTCACCACCTGCTCAGTGCCGGAAGCCCGCGCGATCATCGAGGCCGGCAAGGCGCGCAGCCTCGCCGTCATGGCTACGGCCCGCAACCCCGCATTCCCGGACGTGCCGACGCTGAAGGAAGCGATGGGCATCGACTATTCGACCGGCGCCTGGCGCGGCATTGCCGGCCCCAAGGGCCTGCCCGCCGACGTGGCCACGAAACTCACCGCGTCGCTGAAGAAGGTCTACGACTCCAAGGAGTTCAAGGATTTCATGAGCAATCGCGGCTTTGGAACGGTGTGGGGCGATGCGGCGCAATTCGCCGCGTTCATGGAGAAGGGCGACGCCCAGATGGGCGTGGCGATGAAGGCCGCCGGTCTCTCCAAGGCCTGA
- the scpA gene encoding methylmalonyl-CoA mutase produces MSRIPNFADVALEPTAPAQPAGSAEPWLTPEGIPVKAGYSEGDLEGIDFLETWPGVAPYLRGPYPTMYVNQPWTIRQYAGFSTAEDSNAFYRRNLAAGQKGLSVAFDLATHRGYDSDHPRVSGDVGMAGVAIDSIYDMRTLFAGIPLDQMSVSMTMNGAVLPILALFVAAAEEQGVPPEKLSGTIQNDILKEFMVRNTYIYPPAPSMRIISDIFAYTSQKMPKYNSISISGYHMQEAGATQDLELAYTLADGVEYLRAGLAAGLDVDRFAPRLSFFWAIGMNFFMEVAKMRAARLLWAKLLKQFDPKDPRSLSLRTHCQTSGWSLTAQDVFNNVMRTTIEAMAATQGHTQSLHTNALDEALALPTDFSARIARNTQLFLQQESGTNRIIDPWGGSYYVERLTRDLAVKAWGHIQEVEALGGMAKAIEAGVPKLRIEEASAKTQARIDAGKQAVIGVNKYKPVNEAPIDVLKVENSTVRRLQIDKLKRLRSERDQKEVDSALAALTRSAGEGNGNLLALAIDAARAKATVGEISDAMEKVFGRHRAEIKSITGVYKREASAMSNRVEKVQALIDAFETAEGRRPRILVAKIGQDGHDRGQKVIASAFADVGFDVDIGPLFATADEAARQAVENDVHILGVSSLAAAHLTAVPELKAALKKHGREDIMIIIGGVVPPQDYEALYAAGAEAIFPPGTVISDAAEELIHKLNARLGHSEAAE; encoded by the coding sequence ATGAGCCGTATACCGAATTTCGCAGACGTCGCCCTTGAACCCACCGCGCCCGCGCAGCCCGCCGGCAGTGCCGAGCCGTGGCTGACGCCCGAGGGCATTCCGGTGAAGGCCGGCTATAGCGAGGGCGATCTCGAAGGCATTGATTTCCTGGAGACGTGGCCGGGCGTCGCGCCCTATCTGCGCGGCCCCTACCCGACCATGTATGTCAACCAGCCCTGGACGATCAGGCAGTATGCCGGCTTCTCCACGGCGGAGGATTCCAACGCGTTCTATCGCCGTAACCTCGCCGCCGGTCAGAAGGGCCTTTCGGTCGCGTTCGACCTCGCTACCCACCGCGGCTACGATTCCGACCATCCGCGCGTGTCCGGCGACGTCGGTATGGCGGGCGTTGCGATCGATTCCATCTACGACATGCGCACGCTGTTTGCGGGCATTCCGCTCGACCAGATGAGCGTGTCGATGACCATGAACGGCGCGGTGCTGCCGATCCTCGCGCTGTTCGTCGCGGCCGCCGAGGAACAGGGCGTTCCGCCGGAAAAACTGTCGGGCACCATTCAGAACGACATTCTGAAAGAGTTCATGGTGCGCAACACCTACATCTATCCGCCGGCACCCTCGATGCGGATCATCTCCGACATCTTTGCCTACACCTCGCAAAAGATGCCGAAGTACAATTCGATCTCGATCTCCGGCTATCACATGCAGGAAGCCGGAGCTACCCAGGATCTCGAGCTCGCCTACACGCTGGCCGACGGCGTCGAGTATTTGCGCGCCGGGCTTGCGGCGGGCCTCGATGTCGACCGCTTCGCGCCGCGGCTGTCGTTCTTCTGGGCGATCGGCATGAATTTCTTCATGGAAGTCGCCAAGATGCGCGCGGCGCGGCTGCTCTGGGCCAAGTTGTTGAAGCAGTTCGACCCGAAGGATCCGCGCTCGCTGTCGCTGCGCACGCATTGCCAGACCTCCGGCTGGTCGCTGACCGCGCAGGACGTCTTCAACAATGTGATGCGCACCACCATCGAGGCAATGGCGGCGACGCAAGGCCATACCCAGTCGCTGCACACCAATGCGCTCGACGAGGCGCTCGCGCTGCCGACGGATTTTTCGGCCCGCATCGCGCGTAACACGCAATTGTTCCTGCAGCAGGAGAGCGGCACCAACCGCATCATCGATCCCTGGGGCGGCTCCTATTATGTCGAGCGGCTGACGCGGGATCTCGCGGTGAAAGCCTGGGGCCATATCCAGGAGGTCGAGGCGCTCGGCGGCATGGCCAAGGCGATCGAAGCCGGCGTGCCGAAGCTGCGGATCGAGGAAGCTTCCGCCAAGACCCAGGCGCGGATCGACGCCGGCAAGCAGGCCGTGATCGGCGTCAACAAGTACAAGCCGGTCAACGAAGCGCCGATCGACGTGCTCAAGGTGGAAAACTCCACCGTGCGGCGGCTGCAGATCGACAAGTTGAAGCGGCTGCGCTCCGAGCGCGACCAGAAGGAAGTCGATTCTGCACTGGCCGCGCTGACGCGCAGCGCCGGCGAAGGCAACGGCAATCTCTTGGCGCTCGCGATTGATGCCGCGCGCGCCAAGGCTACCGTCGGCGAAATTTCGGACGCGATGGAAAAGGTGTTCGGGCGGCACCGCGCCGAGATCAAATCCATCACCGGCGTCTACAAGCGGGAGGCGTCCGCCATGTCAAACCGGGTCGAAAAGGTGCAGGCGCTGATCGATGCGTTCGAGACTGCCGAGGGCCGCCGGCCTCGCATCCTCGTCGCCAAGATCGGACAGGACGGCCACGACCGCGGCCAGAAGGTGATCGCATCCGCCTTCGCCGATGTCGGCTTCGACGTCGATATCGGGCCGCTATTCGCTACCGCCGACGAGGCGGCGCGGCAGGCCGTGGAGAACGACGTGCACATTCTCGGGGTCTCCTCGTTGGCCGCCGCGCACCTCACCGCCGTGCCGGAGCTCAAGGCCGCGCTCAAGAAACATGGCCGCGAGGACATCATGATCATCATCGGCGGCGTGGTCCCGCCGCAGGATTATGAGGCGCTCTATGCGGCCGGCGCCGAAGCGATCTTCCCGCCCGGCACTGTGATCTCGGACGCCGCCGAGGAGCTGATCCACAAGCTCAACGCCCGGCTCGGCCATAGCGAGGCGGCGGAGTAG
- a CDS encoding pyroglutamyl-peptidase I, which yields MSDKLRILITGFGPFPGAPYNPTQPLVARLTRLRRPAFSDVELSSHIFPVTYKAVDHELPLALQQHRPHALLMFGLASRTSHLRIETRARNAVTMLWPDAAQTRARKGSIADGADAQMFGPHTAKLLRAARGTAIDARASRDAGSYLCNYLSWRAIEAVDADNCPRLAAFIHIPPLARGGAVKRKGFPRITLEELVDAGEAMLMEMVRLARRA from the coding sequence GTGAGCGACAAGCTTCGCATTCTCATCACCGGATTCGGTCCGTTCCCCGGCGCGCCTTACAATCCGACGCAGCCGCTGGTGGCGAGGCTGACGCGCTTGCGACGTCCGGCCTTTAGCGACGTCGAACTGTCCAGCCACATCTTCCCCGTCACCTATAAGGCGGTCGACCACGAGTTGCCGCTGGCGCTGCAACAGCACCGGCCGCATGCGCTGTTGATGTTCGGCCTCGCATCTCGCACGTCGCATCTGCGGATCGAAACCCGCGCCCGCAACGCCGTCACCATGCTGTGGCCTGACGCCGCGCAAACCCGCGCCCGAAAAGGCTCCATTGCCGACGGCGCGGACGCGCAGATGTTTGGCCCTCACACTGCCAAGCTGCTGCGCGCAGCCAGAGGTACCGCGATCGATGCCCGCGCCTCGCGCGACGCCGGAAGCTATCTTTGCAACTATCTGAGCTGGCGCGCGATCGAAGCCGTGGATGCCGACAACTGCCCCCGCCTCGCCGCCTTCATTCACATCCCGCCGCTGGCGCGCGGCGGCGCGGTCAAACGAAAAGGCTTTCCGCGGATCACGCTGGAAGAGCTGGTCGATGCCGGCGAAGCGATGCTCATGGAAATGGTGCGGCTGGCCCGGAGAGCGTAG
- a CDS encoding DUF3298 and DUF4163 domain-containing protein — MASAAEPKPDFSIKTKWLEASVFLDAKIKADPALAANCLAEGKAWAQKNRADADKERKQDPDLFRNAWSYERKYETRSVVDGRYVSIVRADYEYTGGAHPNSSSDTILWDKSAGKRISIRPFFTETADNGPTLKAMRQGVIASLTAEKKKRGAEDTDASAIEGIESKLLKIGPIALAPSTEEGKSSGLNFYYPPYAVGSYAEGEYVAFVPWETLKPYLTPEGARIFGGARPKEDEDRPH, encoded by the coding sequence ATGGCGTCTGCCGCCGAGCCCAAGCCGGACTTTTCCATCAAGACCAAATGGCTCGAGGCCAGCGTCTTCCTCGACGCCAAGATCAAGGCCGATCCAGCGCTGGCGGCGAACTGCCTGGCGGAGGGAAAAGCGTGGGCGCAGAAGAACCGCGCCGATGCCGACAAGGAACGCAAGCAGGATCCGGACCTGTTCCGCAACGCGTGGTCGTATGAACGGAAATACGAGACGCGCTCGGTGGTCGACGGCCGCTATGTCAGCATCGTCAGGGCCGACTACGAATATACTGGCGGCGCGCACCCCAACAGCTCGTCGGACACGATCCTCTGGGACAAGTCAGCGGGCAAGCGCATCAGCATCCGTCCGTTCTTCACCGAAACGGCCGACAACGGCCCGACGCTGAAAGCGATGCGGCAAGGCGTCATTGCCTCCCTCACGGCCGAGAAAAAGAAACGCGGCGCGGAAGACACGGACGCCAGCGCCATCGAGGGTATCGAATCGAAGCTTCTCAAGATCGGCCCGATCGCGCTGGCGCCATCGACTGAGGAAGGCAAGAGCTCCGGCCTGAACTTCTACTACCCACCTTACGCGGTCGGCTCCTATGCCGAAGGCGAGTATGTCGCCTTCGTGCCGTGGGAGACGTTGAAGCCATATCTGACGCCGGAGGGCGCCAGAATTTTCGGCGGCGCGCGACCGAAGGAAGACGAAGACCGGCCGCACTGA